In Curtobacterium sp. L6-1, a genomic segment contains:
- a CDS encoding acyltransferase family protein encodes MAPQHGPFRTDVHAIRAVAVVLVLVYHLDVGWLRGGFVGVDAFFVVSGYLITGQLLRGLRHDGRIDLAGFWARRARRLAPGALLVLAVTAVAAVLLSPREDWPTLGTHLAASALSVENWALAASSTDYLAAGDPSTPFEHFWSLGVEEQSYLVWPLLLLAVWRVSGGRRTAPSGTGTGTGPGTVAVGLAIVAVVVASLACSVVLTATDPAPAYFWPHTRAWEFGVGGLLAVLPTGTGQRPRVRTAVALVGWAGLVACGVLFTPAVPYPGSAAVLPVVATALVVAARAEHGPLARATTLRPVRWLGDVSYPLYLWHWPVALLLPRAVDLPTPARVAATVLLSAVLAHLTAVLVERRVTAGRLARLRPRVTFAVVAAGTALVLLAPTAGWAALTGQLREDRALAAELRTDGDRCWGAAAIAPGSGCDVAGLPGRGTTPSTMTAAYDVDPTWDDCQAEATAARSCVVGVRGGTRVALVGDSHAHQWSSALGALARQRGWELHLVVKGGCEFSHVAWSDVSAADRGRCGSWNRAVDRSFAAQAPFDLVFTAARADLRGTPVGADPASSARDGYRASWQPLVDRGATIVAIRDTPAVGSGVQRCVDRHPEAPGACRIGTDRAFASGDRLVDAARATPGAVVVDMTSSFCTAGSCPAVIGNVLVYRDSHHLTRTYVTTLVGPLGRRTDAALRTAR; translated from the coding sequence ATGGCACCGCAGCACGGCCCCTTCCGCACCGACGTCCACGCGATCCGCGCCGTGGCCGTCGTGCTCGTGCTCGTCTACCACCTCGACGTCGGCTGGCTGCGCGGCGGCTTCGTCGGCGTGGACGCGTTCTTCGTCGTCTCCGGGTACCTCATCACCGGCCAGCTCCTCCGCGGGCTGCGGCACGACGGACGCATCGACCTCGCCGGGTTCTGGGCACGCCGGGCACGCCGACTCGCCCCAGGGGCGCTGCTCGTCCTCGCCGTGACCGCCGTCGCCGCCGTCCTGCTGTCCCCCCGCGAGGACTGGCCCACCCTCGGCACGCACCTCGCCGCGAGTGCGCTGTCCGTCGAGAACTGGGCGCTCGCCGCATCGAGCACCGACTACCTCGCCGCCGGGGACCCGTCCACCCCGTTCGAGCACTTCTGGTCCCTCGGCGTCGAGGAGCAGTCCTACCTGGTGTGGCCGCTCCTGCTCCTGGCCGTGTGGCGAGTGAGCGGCGGGCGCCGGACGGCACCGTCCGGCACCGGCACCGGCACCGGCCCCGGGACGGTCGCGGTCGGCCTCGCCATCGTCGCCGTCGTGGTCGCGTCGCTCGCCTGCTCGGTGGTCCTCACCGCCACGGACCCGGCGCCGGCCTACTTCTGGCCGCACACCCGGGCGTGGGAGTTCGGCGTCGGCGGCCTCCTCGCGGTCCTGCCCACCGGCACCGGGCAGCGCCCGCGGGTCCGGACCGCCGTCGCGCTCGTCGGCTGGGCCGGCCTCGTCGCCTGCGGGGTGCTCTTCACCCCCGCGGTCCCGTACCCCGGGTCCGCCGCCGTCCTCCCCGTCGTCGCCACCGCCCTCGTCGTCGCCGCCCGCGCCGAGCACGGTCCGCTCGCCCGCGCCACGACCCTCCGGCCGGTCCGCTGGCTCGGGGACGTCTCCTACCCGCTGTACCTCTGGCACTGGCCGGTCGCGCTCCTGCTCCCGCGCGCCGTCGACCTGCCGACCCCGGCCCGCGTCGCCGCCACGGTCCTCCTGTCCGCCGTCCTCGCGCACCTCACCGCGGTCCTCGTCGAGCGTCGCGTCACGGCCGGGAGGCTCGCCCGCCTCCGCCCGCGCGTCACCTTCGCCGTCGTGGCGGCCGGCACCGCCCTGGTGCTCCTCGCCCCGACGGCCGGGTGGGCGGCCCTGACCGGCCAGCTCCGCGAGGACCGGGCGCTCGCCGCCGAGCTCCGCACCGACGGCGACCGGTGCTGGGGCGCGGCGGCCATCGCTCCGGGCAGCGGCTGCGACGTCGCCGGACTGCCCGGGCGCGGGACCACGCCGTCGACGATGACCGCCGCGTACGACGTCGACCCGACGTGGGACGACTGCCAGGCCGAGGCGACCGCGGCCCGCAGCTGCGTCGTCGGCGTCCGGGGCGGCACACGGGTCGCCCTGGTCGGGGACTCGCACGCGCACCAGTGGTCGTCGGCGCTCGGCGCACTCGCCCGCCAGCGCGGGTGGGAGCTGCACCTCGTCGTGAAGGGCGGGTGCGAGTTCTCCCACGTCGCGTGGTCCGACGTGTCCGCCGCCGACCGGGGCCGGTGCGGTTCCTGGAACCGGGCGGTCGACCGCTCCTTCGCGGCCCAGGCGCCGTTCGACCTCGTCTTCACGGCCGCGCGGGCGGACCTCCGCGGCACCCCGGTGGGGGCGGACCCGGCGAGCAGCGCGCGTGACGGGTACCGGGCCTCCTGGCAGCCCCTGGTCGACCGGGGCGCGACGATCGTCGCGATCCGGGACACGCCCGCGGTCGGCAGCGGCGTGCAGCGCTGCGTCGACCGGCACCCGGAGGCGCCGGGGGCCTGCCGGATCGGCACCGACCGGGCCTTCGCGTCCGGGGACCGGCTCGTGGACGCCGCCCGCGCGACGCCCGGCGCCGTCGTGGTGGACATGACGTCCTCGTTCTGCACCGCGGGGTCCTGCCCGGCGGTCATCGGCAACGTGCTCGTCTACCGGGACTCGCACCACCTGACCCGCACGTACGTGACGACCCTCGTGGGGCCCCTCGGCCGCCGGACCGACGCGGCGCTGCGCACGGCCCGCTGA
- a CDS encoding AI-2E family transporter, whose protein sequence is MPFFRPGSSSSSTTTPDTEPSRRSPWSDGFGRLAVRCFQVIGVAVILAGVVSALGQVGVVTIPVLLALIIASAMHPLAGWLRRHGVPSVLATIICFVSVLAVLGAIGWLLVTAVSQQLPALRESAVDGLQQLQDLARHLPVTITDQQIDDAVDTVVGFVTSARFGSSALAGISAVTSFVTGAVLTAVILFFFVKDGPALWEFLLRPFTGASYDRARRIGDRVVSTLGGYVRGTAAVAAFDGVAIGTGLVLLGVPLAVPLAVVAFVTSFIPMIGAPIAGTLAALVTLVALGPWQAVVVVVIVVVVNQIEGNFLQPVLMGRTLQLHGLVILVALTAGTVVAGIIGAIVAVPLVAAVWGVVQVWDGEDRPARPWRQKRRETVTVGSD, encoded by the coding sequence ATGCCCTTCTTCCGTCCCGGCTCCTCGTCGTCGTCCACGACGACCCCCGACACCGAGCCGAGCCGCCGCTCGCCCTGGTCCGACGGCTTCGGTCGTCTCGCGGTCCGCTGCTTCCAGGTGATCGGGGTCGCCGTCATCCTGGCCGGCGTGGTGTCCGCGCTGGGCCAGGTCGGCGTCGTCACGATCCCCGTGCTGCTGGCGCTCATCATCGCGTCGGCCATGCACCCGCTGGCCGGCTGGCTCCGGCGGCACGGGGTGCCGTCGGTGCTCGCGACGATCATCTGCTTCGTGTCGGTCCTCGCGGTGCTCGGGGCGATCGGGTGGTTGCTCGTCACGGCGGTCTCGCAGCAGCTGCCGGCGCTGCGCGAGTCGGCGGTCGACGGGCTCCAGCAGCTGCAGGACCTGGCGCGGCACCTGCCGGTGACCATCACCGACCAGCAGATCGACGACGCGGTGGACACCGTCGTCGGCTTCGTCACGAGTGCCCGGTTCGGGTCGAGTGCGCTGGCGGGCATCTCCGCCGTGACGAGCTTCGTCACCGGCGCGGTCCTCACCGCGGTGATCCTGTTCTTCTTCGTCAAGGACGGTCCGGCGCTCTGGGAGTTCCTGCTCCGTCCGTTCACCGGCGCCTCGTACGACCGGGCGCGCCGGATCGGCGACCGCGTGGTGTCGACCCTCGGGGGCTACGTGCGTGGCACGGCAGCGGTCGCCGCGTTCGACGGCGTCGCGATCGGGACGGGACTCGTCCTGCTCGGGGTGCCGTTGGCGGTGCCGCTCGCGGTGGTGGCGTTCGTGACGTCGTTCATCCCGATGATCGGCGCACCGATCGCGGGCACCCTGGCCGCACTCGTGACGCTCGTCGCCCTGGGCCCCTGGCAGGCGGTGGTCGTCGTGGTCATCGTGGTGGTCGTGAACCAGATCGAGGGGAACTTCCTGCAGCCGGTGCTCATGGGCAGGACGCTGCAGCTGCACGGCCTGGTCATCCTGGTCGCCCTGACCGCGGGCACGGTCGTGGCGGGCATCATCGGCGCGATCGTCGCGGTGCCGCTCGTCGCGGCGGTGTGGGGTGTCGTGCAGGTGTGGGACGGCGAGGACCGTCCGGCCCGGCCGTGGCGGCAGAAGCGTCGGGAGACGGTGACGGTCGGGTCCGACTGA
- a CDS encoding BLUF domain-containing protein has product MLSLVYMSVAVDDLTDAQLVDLLRDARLKNDALGVSGLLVAKEGRFMQVLEGPAWSVEDRFAAIQHDPRHTDVRSLSREDVDARRFDGWSMAFGTPSDAALRDEPGFSDFLQRRGGLPAGLAGSPADWLLRWFRGRQLQETPLEAVSLGRHAA; this is encoded by the coding sequence ATGCTCTCCCTCGTCTACATGTCCGTCGCCGTCGACGACCTCACCGACGCCCAGCTCGTCGACCTGCTGCGGGACGCCCGCCTGAAGAACGACGCACTCGGCGTGTCCGGCCTGCTCGTCGCGAAGGAGGGCCGCTTCATGCAGGTCCTCGAGGGTCCGGCCTGGAGCGTCGAGGACCGCTTCGCCGCGATCCAGCACGACCCGCGGCACACCGACGTCCGGTCCCTCAGCCGCGAGGACGTCGACGCCCGCCGGTTCGACGGCTGGTCGATGGCGTTCGGCACGCCCTCGGACGCGGCCCTCCGCGACGAGCCCGGCTTCAGCGACTTCCTGCAGCGCCGCGGCGGGCTGCCCGCGGGGCTGGCCGGCTCGCCCGCCGACTGGCTCCTCCGCTGGTTCCGCGGCCGACAGCTGCAGGAGACGCCCCTCGAGGCCGTCTCGCTCGGCAGGCACGCCGCCTGA
- a CDS encoding APC family permease — protein MQSPPVTGPLARRLRLSDAVVIGLGSMIGAGVFAAFAPAAAAAGGGLFVALVLAGVVAFCNATSSAQLAAQYPTSGGAYVSGRERLGPWAGFAAGWGFVIGKTASSAAMAITFAAYVVPEPWQKPVAIAAVVALTAVNTVGITRTALLTRVLVVVSLLALAVVVVIGTTHSGPTAADPGTPATPLGVLQAAGFLFFAFAGYARIATLGEEVVDPARTIPRAVTTALTVTLVVYALVALAAVHALGPGGTAASPAPLRSVVATAGLAWPGVVVQVGAAAASLGALLAMIAGVGRTSLAMARNRDLPGWFAAVHPRWQVPARAELALGLAVCVLVAVADLRGAIGFSSFGVLLYYFIANVAALTQERRDRRYPRLLAVVGAVGCVVLVAALPVVSIVGGLVVTAVGLGYRGARLALERRAAR, from the coding sequence GTGCAGTCCCCGCCCGTGACCGGTCCCCTCGCCCGACGCCTCCGACTGTCCGACGCCGTCGTCATCGGCCTCGGGTCGATGATCGGCGCCGGGGTCTTCGCCGCCTTCGCCCCCGCGGCCGCAGCGGCGGGCGGCGGCCTGTTCGTCGCCCTCGTCCTGGCCGGGGTCGTCGCCTTCTGCAACGCCACCTCGTCGGCGCAGCTCGCCGCGCAGTACCCCACCTCCGGAGGCGCGTACGTCTCCGGCCGCGAGCGCCTCGGCCCGTGGGCGGGCTTCGCGGCCGGCTGGGGGTTCGTCATCGGCAAGACCGCCAGTTCGGCGGCGATGGCGATCACGTTCGCCGCCTACGTCGTCCCGGAGCCGTGGCAGAAGCCCGTCGCGATCGCCGCGGTCGTGGCACTCACGGCGGTGAACACGGTCGGCATCACCCGGACGGCGCTCCTCACCCGGGTGCTCGTCGTCGTGTCGCTGCTCGCGCTGGCCGTCGTCGTCGTCATCGGCACCACCCACAGCGGACCGACCGCCGCCGATCCTGGCACCCCGGCGACACCGCTCGGCGTCCTGCAGGCCGCGGGCTTCCTGTTCTTCGCCTTCGCCGGGTACGCCCGCATCGCCACCCTCGGCGAGGAGGTCGTCGACCCCGCCCGGACCATCCCCCGCGCCGTCACGACGGCGCTCACCGTCACGCTCGTCGTCTACGCGCTCGTCGCGCTCGCCGCGGTGCACGCGCTCGGTCCGGGAGGCACGGCCGCCTCCCCCGCCCCCCTCCGGTCCGTCGTCGCCACAGCCGGGCTCGCCTGGCCCGGCGTCGTCGTGCAGGTCGGCGCAGCCGCAGCGTCGCTCGGCGCACTGCTCGCGATGATCGCCGGGGTCGGCCGGACGAGCCTGGCCATGGCGCGGAACCGGGACCTGCCCGGGTGGTTCGCCGCCGTGCACCCCCGCTGGCAGGTGCCCGCACGGGCCGAACTCGCCCTCGGGCTCGCGGTCTGCGTCCTGGTCGCGGTCGCAGACCTGCGCGGAGCGATCGGGTTCTCGTCCTTCGGGGTACTGCTCTACTACTTCATCGCGAACGTGGCCGCCCTGACGCAGGAGCGACGCGACCGGCGGTACCCGCGCCTCCTGGCCGTGGTCGGCGCGGTCGGGTGCGTCGTCCTGGTCGCGGCGCTGCCGGTCGTCTCGATCGTGGGCGGGCTCGTCGTCACCGCCGTGGGACTCGGGTACCGGGGCGCGCGGCTCGCACTGGAGCGTCGGGCCGCGCGCTGA
- a CDS encoding low temperature requirement protein A, with protein MTTLGLRRMVPRDPTQRHRAASPLELLFDLVFVVAVGLAATNLHEIEAEGAVTSAVLSYALVFFSIWWAWMNFTWFATSFDTDDWLYRVTTVVQMAGVLVLAAGVHAVMVDGDFTVGITGYVVMRLALVAQWVRAAVSSARYRPSAIRYAVGVTVVQVLWVASLALPHEARPFAAPLLILGELLVPVWVESRAETTPWHTHHLAERYSLFTLIVLGEGLLASANAVIDALEHTEHLGSLLTLAACGLVVTVGMWWIYFSREQHDHIRDLRSALVFGYGHYVVFAVAGALPAGIEVAVRADAGHVDLSSSAVAATVAVPVALFVLSIWALAIRPSLSLRANAVVVALALAVLASVAVPTLSLPATALLVVAVVVTLEVASPRGARAPSVPVTAR; from the coding sequence GTGACCACTCTCGGACTGCGGCGGATGGTGCCCCGCGACCCGACCCAACGACACCGGGCCGCGAGCCCCCTGGAACTGCTCTTCGACCTGGTGTTCGTCGTGGCGGTCGGGCTCGCGGCGACGAACCTGCACGAGATCGAGGCCGAGGGCGCGGTGACGTCCGCGGTGCTGTCGTACGCGCTGGTGTTCTTCTCGATCTGGTGGGCCTGGATGAACTTCACCTGGTTCGCCACGTCGTTCGACACCGACGACTGGCTCTACCGCGTCACGACCGTCGTGCAGATGGCCGGCGTCCTCGTCCTGGCCGCGGGGGTGCACGCCGTGATGGTCGACGGCGACTTCACGGTCGGGATCACCGGGTACGTCGTCATGCGGCTGGCGCTCGTCGCGCAGTGGGTCCGGGCCGCGGTCTCGTCGGCCCGGTACCGCCCGAGCGCGATCCGGTACGCCGTGGGCGTCACGGTCGTGCAGGTCCTGTGGGTGGCGTCGCTCGCCCTGCCGCACGAGGCGCGTCCGTTCGCCGCGCCGCTCCTGATCCTCGGCGAGCTGCTCGTGCCGGTGTGGGTGGAGTCCCGGGCGGAGACGACCCCGTGGCACACCCACCACCTGGCGGAGCGGTACTCGCTGTTCACCCTCATCGTCCTGGGCGAGGGGCTGCTCGCGTCGGCGAACGCCGTGATCGACGCCCTCGAGCACACCGAGCACCTCGGCTCCCTGCTCACCCTCGCCGCCTGCGGGCTCGTCGTGACCGTGGGCATGTGGTGGATCTACTTCTCCCGGGAGCAACACGACCACATCCGCGACCTGCGCTCGGCGCTCGTCTTCGGGTACGGCCACTACGTCGTCTTCGCGGTGGCCGGTGCGCTGCCGGCGGGCATCGAGGTGGCGGTCCGCGCCGATGCCGGCCACGTCGACCTGTCGTCCTCGGCCGTCGCGGCGACCGTCGCCGTGCCGGTCGCGCTGTTCGTGCTGTCGATCTGGGCGCTCGCGATCCGACCGTCCCTGTCACTGCGCGCGAACGCGGTCGTCGTGGCGCTGGCGCTCGCGGTCCTCGCCTCGGTCGCGGTGCCGACGCTGTCGTTGCCGGCGACCGCGCTGCTCGTCGTGGCGGTGGTCGTGACGCTCGAGGTGGCCTCCCCTCGCGGCGCCCGCGCGCCGAGCGTCCCGGTGACCGCCCGGTGA